A window from Bacillota bacterium encodes these proteins:
- the rsxC gene encoding electron transport complex subunit RsxC produces the protein MEVKQFFGGIHIPHYKSFTEHKEIKKASLPEEIIIPLLQHTGAPNEPLVKVGDKVKAGQKIGATDKFVSAPVHASLSGTVTAIEPRPFVTGQMIDSIVIAVDKEQDELKLADNDLEKVTKEDIINAVKEAGIVGMGGAAFPTAVKLSPPPDKKVDTLIVNGCECEPYLTCDHRIMLEKAKELLQGVKLLMKMLGVEQAFICIEDNKDDAIEAVRQENDDPGIVLLRMPTKYPQGSEKHLVKAALDREIPSGGLPFDVGCIIQNVGTCVAIYEAVKFNKPLIERVVAVTGQNIKDPQNLLVKIGTPLRHLIEECGGIVAEPAKVVVGGPMTGRAQENLDVPVVKGTTGVVVLPPDMALEDMEYSDCVRCCKCVEHCPMLLYPNQISIYCEAGMIEEAEFWNTMDCIECGICAYVCPSKRPITQLVQRTKPLIIQMRNKR, from the coding sequence GTGGAAGTAAAACAGTTTTTTGGTGGGATTCATATACCCCACTATAAAAGCTTTACAGAGCATAAAGAGATTAAAAAAGCATCTCTGCCTGAAGAGATAATCATTCCTCTTTTACAGCATACAGGCGCTCCAAATGAGCCTTTGGTAAAAGTTGGTGATAAAGTTAAGGCAGGACAGAAAATCGGGGCAACCGATAAGTTTGTCAGTGCTCCAGTCCACGCCAGCCTTTCCGGTACAGTTACAGCTATTGAACCCAGGCCATTTGTCACCGGGCAGATGATTGATAGTATTGTAATCGCTGTCGATAAGGAACAGGATGAACTTAAACTCGCCGATAACGATCTAGAAAAAGTCACTAAAGAAGATATAATTAATGCAGTGAAAGAAGCCGGTATTGTAGGAATGGGTGGTGCAGCTTTTCCGACAGCGGTTAAACTGAGCCCACCGCCGGATAAAAAAGTGGACACTTTGATTGTTAACGGCTGTGAATGTGAGCCATATTTAACCTGTGATCATCGGATCATGCTTGAAAAAGCAAAGGAACTGCTTCAGGGCGTTAAGCTGCTCATGAAAATGCTCGGTGTTGAGCAGGCTTTTATCTGCATCGAAGATAACAAGGATGATGCAATAGAGGCTGTTCGTCAGGAGAATGATGATCCAGGGATTGTTTTGTTAAGAATGCCGACTAAGTACCCTCAGGGTTCGGAAAAGCACCTGGTTAAAGCAGCGCTTGACCGGGAAATTCCTTCCGGTGGGCTACCCTTTGATGTGGGCTGTATTATCCAGAATGTTGGGACCTGCGTTGCCATTTATGAGGCGGTTAAGTTTAACAAACCACTCATAGAGAGAGTGGTTGCGGTAACAGGTCAGAATATTAAAGATCCTCAGAACCTGTTGGTGAAAATAGGTACTCCTCTCAGGCATTTAATTGAAGAGTGTGGGGGGATAGTTGCCGAACCGGCAAAGGTTGTTGTTGGTGGTCCTATGACGGGAAGAGCACAGGAAAATCTTGATGTTCCGGTAGTTAAAGGAACAACAGGTGTAGTTGTGCTACCTCCGGATATGGCACTCGAAGATATGGAGTATTCCGATTGTGTTCGCTGCTGTAAATGTGTTGAGCATTGCCCCATGTTGCTCTATCCGAATCAGATCAGCATTTACTGTGAAGCGGGCATGATTGAAGAGGCTGAGTTTTGGAACACAATGGATTGTATTGAATGCGGCATATGCGCCTATGTATGTCCGTCGAAGAGACCAATCACCCAGCTGGTTCAGCGCACAAAACCGCTGATCATTCAGATGAGGAACAAGCGGTAA
- a CDS encoding proton-conducting transporter membrane subunit: protein MPQETISYLPLIAVLVPLFSFVMITCAKQVAWWRNSWSLIGSAGTLVAVVMMYPDISKGITLVLDLEMIVTPLGLTFRVDGLGFLIALLASFIWLMATVFALEYMNHEHDQGRFFIFFMLTLAGTVGVPLAGDLLTLLLFFELMSLASYVLVIHTQTREAFSAGHIYLYLGIFGGMCLLTGIGLIYFNTGTLSITQLPGLVEGINNYLLLAGLLLIIGFGIKAGMVPLHIWLPLAHPVAPAPASALLSGIMIKTGAYGIIRTLTMLYTPDANLLSMENLAAGVESLWSVVSDAGFVIIWLGIITMFFGACIALLQNNIKKMLACSSISQIGYIIMGIGVAAYLGYEGAMGLGGSAYHIINHAFFKSTLFLAAGAIVYMTGELDMNKLGGLRYRMPFTSVVVLIASLGIVGMPLFNGYASKTLLHHAIVEAYEHHHVYSLFIAEKIFTLTSAGTVCYFLKFLYFTFWRPAPDSLPEVSKEPLLMKVGMGTLAASMLFIGFSPNLILNKLVVPSLSTFTLDSYLVSYLAKSNFWKFEDLGAVAIALVLGAGFFYIAQKTNVYRLRVPYWLGLEFLGSLVGKLAIIFWIIITLPFVAIQNILNRLFEILYRRIFTFLQSVDYRPGQKAIFRSINISNIDFDMMLVIVSFSVILIVVFYLRFGLKIFNL from the coding sequence ATGCCCCAGGAAACAATTTCATACTTACCATTGATTGCCGTACTTGTTCCTCTCTTCTCTTTTGTAATGATTACCTGTGCCAAACAGGTTGCCTGGTGGCGCAACAGTTGGTCTTTAATCGGATCAGCTGGAACACTGGTCGCAGTTGTCATGATGTATCCCGATATATCAAAAGGCATTACACTTGTCCTGGACTTAGAGATGATTGTAACCCCCCTCGGTCTTACTTTCAGGGTTGACGGCCTCGGTTTCCTGATCGCCCTTCTTGCCTCATTTATCTGGTTGATGGCTACTGTGTTCGCCCTGGAATATATGAACCATGAGCATGACCAGGGACGATTCTTCATATTTTTCATGCTTACGCTTGCAGGAACAGTTGGCGTGCCCCTGGCTGGAGATCTATTAACGCTTTTGCTGTTCTTCGAATTAATGTCGCTGGCTTCATATGTTTTGGTTATTCATACCCAGACCCGGGAAGCATTCAGCGCCGGCCATATCTATCTTTATCTTGGCATTTTCGGCGGAATGTGTCTGCTTACCGGAATCGGACTTATTTATTTTAACACCGGTACTTTGTCCATAACCCAGCTGCCCGGTTTGGTAGAAGGTATTAATAACTATCTATTATTAGCCGGACTGCTGCTGATTATCGGGTTCGGGATCAAGGCTGGTATGGTGCCCCTGCATATCTGGCTTCCACTGGCTCACCCGGTAGCACCGGCACCTGCCAGCGCACTCCTTTCGGGGATCATGATCAAAACGGGTGCATACGGGATAATCAGAACTTTAACCATGCTTTACACTCCGGATGCAAACCTCCTCTCGATGGAAAATCTGGCAGCCGGTGTAGAGAGCCTCTGGTCAGTTGTATCTGATGCAGGATTTGTGATCATCTGGCTGGGAATTATAACCATGTTTTTTGGAGCATGCATTGCTCTCCTCCAGAACAACATTAAAAAAATGTTAGCCTGCAGCAGTATCAGCCAAATTGGTTATATCATAATGGGTATAGGCGTTGCCGCCTATTTGGGATATGAAGGGGCAATGGGACTTGGAGGTTCTGCCTATCATATTATTAACCATGCCTTCTTTAAATCCACTCTCTTCCTTGCTGCCGGAGCAATTGTTTATATGACCGGTGAACTGGATATGAATAAACTTGGCGGATTAAGATATAGGATGCCCTTCACCTCTGTAGTGGTACTGATTGCATCGCTCGGTATAGTGGGTATGCCCCTTTTTAACGGTTATGCCAGTAAAACCCTGCTGCACCACGCAATTGTCGAGGCTTACGAACATCACCATGTCTACTCGCTTTTTATCGCTGAAAAAATATTCACCCTGACCAGCGCGGGAACAGTCTGTTACTTCCTCAAGTTTCTTTACTTCACATTCTGGAGACCTGCTCCTGACAGCCTGCCTGAAGTGAGTAAAGAACCCCTTTTGATGAAGGTCGGGATGGGGACCTTAGCTGCAAGTATGCTCTTTATCGGTTTTTCACCAAACCTGATCCTTAACAAATTAGTTGTTCCATCATTGAGCACCTTTACTCTTGATTCTTACCTGGTTAGTTACCTGGCCAAGAGCAACTTCTGGAAGTTTGAAGATCTCGGAGCCGTAGCCATTGCCCTGGTACTGGGTGCAGGCTTTTTCTATATAGCTCAGAAGACGAATGTATATCGCCTTCGTGTTCCTTACTGGCTCGGGCTAGAATTTCTTGGTAGCCTGGTTGGCAAGTTAGCAATAATCTTCTGGATCATAATTACCCTACCCTTCGTAGCCATTCAGAACATCTTAAACAGGCTGTTTGAAATACTTTACCGTAGAATATTTACATTCCTTCAATCGGTAGATTACCGGCCAGGTCAAAAGGCAATCTTCAGGTCGATCAATATAAGCAACATCGATTTCGATATGATGCTCGTGATCGTTTCCTTCAGTGTAATTTTAATCGTTGTATTTTATCTGCGCTTTGGGCTGAAGATATTTAATTTATAA
- a CDS encoding 4Fe-4S dicluster domain-containing protein, with the protein MAKPICLIDASKCIGCRGCQVACKQWNQNPAEDTTFTGTYENPPGLSSITWMRIMYREHDGENGGMDWLMVKQGCMHCSDAACMMACPAGAIYRTEYDTVKVDEVKCIGCNYCVAACPFHVIGFDRLANKARKCTFCHDRLQSGLKPACANACPTGSITFGDSRELISNGRARVEHLKAAGKVNATLYGLDEVGGTGMLYVLADKPEKYGFPADPQVPLQTRFWNTIYAPLRVFVVIAVALGLWTNRSQSKRVEEAKAKSK; encoded by the coding sequence ATGGCTAAACCAATTTGTTTAATCGATGCCTCCAAATGTATAGGATGTCGCGGGTGCCAGGTTGCATGTAAACAATGGAACCAGAATCCCGCCGAGGATACAACCTTTACCGGCACATATGAAAATCCACCTGGCCTTTCATCTATTACTTGGATGCGAATTATGTACCGCGAACATGATGGTGAAAATGGTGGGATGGACTGGTTGATGGTAAAGCAGGGCTGCATGCACTGCAGCGATGCTGCCTGCATGATGGCCTGTCCGGCAGGGGCAATCTACCGCACTGAATATGATACCGTTAAGGTGGATGAAGTTAAGTGTATTGGTTGCAACTACTGTGTTGCCGCCTGCCCTTTCCATGTAATAGGGTTTGATCGCCTGGCCAATAAGGCTCGAAAGTGTACTTTCTGTCATGACCGGCTTCAGAGCGGATTAAAACCGGCATGCGCCAATGCCTGCCCAACCGGCTCAATTACATTCGGTGACAGTCGTGAACTGATTTCGAATGGAAGGGCAAGGGTTGAGCATTTAAAGGCAGCAGGCAAAGTTAATGCTACTTTGTATGGCTTAGATGAAGTTGGCGGTACAGGGATGCTTTATGTCCTGGCTGATAAACCTGAAAAATATGGTTTTCCGGCAGATCCACAGGTGCCACTGCAGACCCGTTTTTGGAATACAATCTATGCTCCATTGCGCGTATTCGTCGTTATTGCTGTTGCCCTGGGCTTATGGACCAACCGTTCACAGAGCAAGCGCGTTGAGGAAGCTAAAGCTAAATCAAAATAA
- a CDS encoding RnfABCDGE type electron transport complex subunit D, with product MSDAQKFVVTPSPHIKSYETVTYAMRDVFIALMPVTLVSIYFFQYYAALTIAVCLVTAVLTELLFKKLMHRKPALHDWSALLTGLFVALLFQATTPWYKAALATFIAVGIAKELAGGLGWNRFNPALFGRVALIILAPAYAYINQWFQPLAIHLGPLDTITQATPLAMMRAGLEMPPISQLFFAFPAGALSEVSPFALLIGAAYLFYKKHIGWRIPVSILGTMIILNLIVGENPLLHLVTGGIIIGAFFMATDWVTSPMTDNGKIIYGIAIGALIVLFRVGFMITEGVAYSILIMNAFVPMIEHYTARSQFGKIKVVAVPMAEKK from the coding sequence GTGAGTGATGCCCAGAAGTTTGTTGTAACACCATCTCCTCACATTAAGAGTTACGAAACAGTTACATATGCTATGCGTGATGTTTTCATCGCTCTAATGCCGGTCACGCTGGTATCCATATATTTCTTCCAGTATTATGCCGCACTGACTATCGCGGTATGTCTGGTAACTGCAGTTTTGACTGAACTTCTTTTTAAGAAGTTAATGCACAGGAAACCCGCTCTACACGACTGGAGCGCTTTGCTGACCGGCTTATTTGTTGCCCTCTTGTTCCAGGCAACCACTCCATGGTATAAGGCTGCTCTGGCAACATTTATTGCTGTCGGTATAGCTAAGGAACTGGCTGGTGGTCTGGGTTGGAACCGTTTTAACCCTGCATTATTTGGCCGTGTGGCATTAATTATTCTGGCCCCCGCTTATGCCTATATAAACCAGTGGTTTCAACCGCTGGCCATACACCTCGGGCCGCTGGATACAATTACACAGGCCACTCCATTGGCAATGATGAGGGCAGGTCTGGAAATGCCGCCGATAAGCCAGCTCTTTTTTGCCTTTCCTGCCGGAGCGCTTTCGGAGGTATCGCCGTTTGCCCTGCTTATCGGTGCGGCATACCTGTTTTATAAAAAACATATTGGCTGGAGGATCCCTGTATCAATATTGGGAACCATGATTATTTTAAATCTGATTGTTGGAGAAAATCCGCTTTTACACCTGGTAACGGGTGGTATAATAATCGGTGCATTCTTCATGGCTACTGATTGGGTTACCAGTCCAATGACCGATAATGGTAAGATCATCTACGGAATTGCTATCGGCGCTTTAATAGTACTTTTCAGGGTTGGCTTTATGATTACGGAAGGGGTTGCTTATTCCATCCTGATCATGAATGCTTTTGTACCCATGATTGAACATTACACTGCCCGTTCGCAGTTTGGTAAAATTAAAGTTGTCGCTGTTCCGATGGCAGAGAAGAAGTAA